A part of SAR202 cluster bacterium genomic DNA contains:
- the lysS gene encoding lysine--tRNA ligase encodes MTQRGDQLIQARLQKLDSLRALGVNPYPTFYEKTHTNSEAKKLFEENENLEKNFDETIQVCLAGRVMAIRQMGKAVFIDIDDSTDKIQLHLKEDILKNDFVLLDQLDIGDFIGTSGKLFRTRRGEITLESSTMTFLAKSLKPPPEKWHGLKNVEIRYRQRYLDLLSNREVTNIFFKRSKIISSIRNFMESQSFVEVETPVLVPIAAGAMAQPFVTQHNALNQTLYMRIATELYLKRLIIGGMDKVFEIGRVFRNEGIDMNHNPEFTMMESYEAYADYNQVMQMVENLVNTVANECINTTSVEFQGNTIELKSPWQRISMKDAIKEYSGIDLDNTATMKNIKTEAGNLGIRVEQLESTGRIVDKLISKFVEPKLIQPTFLIDYPTEMSPLAKAKTDNPNYVERFEAFIGGMEIANSYSELNDPIIQRERFEEQEAFRETYTSEEDFDRLDEDFLEALEYGMPPTGGLGVGIDRLVMILTEQDTIRDVVLFPQMRTTKNTNE; translated from the coding sequence ATGACACAACGAGGTGACCAACTCATACAAGCAAGATTGCAAAAACTAGATTCTTTGCGAGCACTTGGAGTCAATCCATACCCTACATTCTATGAAAAGACTCATACAAATTCAGAAGCTAAGAAATTATTCGAAGAAAACGAAAATTTGGAAAAAAATTTTGATGAAACAATCCAAGTTTGTTTAGCCGGAAGAGTTATGGCTATACGTCAAATGGGAAAGGCCGTATTCATTGATATTGACGATAGTACAGATAAAATACAACTTCATTTAAAGGAAGATATACTCAAAAATGATTTTGTATTACTTGATCAATTAGATATAGGAGACTTCATTGGAACTAGCGGTAAGTTATTTCGAACTAGACGAGGTGAAATAACACTTGAATCAAGTACTATGACCTTTCTCGCAAAATCTCTAAAGCCCCCTCCTGAAAAATGGCATGGTTTAAAAAATGTTGAAATCAGATATAGGCAAAGATATTTAGATTTATTATCAAATAGAGAAGTCACAAATATTTTTTTTAAGCGAAGTAAAATAATATCCTCAATCAGAAATTTTATGGAGTCGCAATCATTTGTAGAGGTTGAAACTCCTGTTCTTGTTCCCATAGCTGCAGGTGCAATGGCTCAACCATTTGTCACACAACACAATGCCTTAAATCAAACCTTATATATGAGAATAGCTACTGAATTATACCTAAAACGGCTAATAATTGGTGGCATGGATAAAGTTTTTGAAATAGGAAGAGTTTTTCGTAACGAAGGTATCGATATGAACCACAATCCTGAATTCACAATGATGGAAAGCTATGAAGCATATGCTGATTATAATCAAGTTATGCAAATGGTTGAGAATTTAGTAAATACAGTTGCAAATGAATGTATAAATACCACCTCAGTTGAATTTCAAGGTAATACAATTGAACTCAAAAGTCCTTGGCAAAGAATTTCAATGAAAGACGCAATTAAAGAATATAGTGGAATAGATTTGGATAATACAGCAACGATGAAAAATATAAAAACTGAGGCAGGAAATCTTGGTATTAGAGTAGAACAATTAGAAAGTACAGGTAGAATTGTCGATAAATTGATCAGTAAATTTGTAGAACCTAAACTTATTCAACCCACATTTTTAATAGATTATCCTACAGAAATGTCTCCGTTAGCCAAGGCTAAAACAGATAACCCAAACTATGTAGAAAGATTTGAGGCATTTATTGGTGGAATGGAAATTGCTAATTCATATTCTGAACTGAATGATCCAATTATTCAAAGAGAACGATTTGAAGAACAAGAAGCTTTTCGAGAAACATATACCTCCGAGGAAGATTTCGATCGTCTTGATGAAGACTTTTTAGAAGCTTTAGAATACGGTATGCCGCCTACTGGGGGGTTGGGTGTAGGAATTGACCGATTAGTCATGATACTCACCGAACAAGATACAATACGTGATGTGGTTCTTTTCCCTCAAATGAGAACGACAAAAAATACTAATGAATAA
- a CDS encoding NUDIX domain-containing protein, with protein sequence MIKHFTATTFISTQTHTLLHFHEKNKLWLPAGGHIEENETPLEAAKREAYEETGIEIEILPTNENFQFTEPAQIISPVSILLEDIEERKNEPKHQHIDLIFFAKPVMLKEIKLLDGWYWVSEEELNNDRIFNQNISKGNGFALDDVKILGLNSIRKCKSIGVKFD encoded by the coding sequence ATGATAAAACATTTTACTGCAACAACATTTATATCCACGCAAACACATACTCTCCTACACTTTCATGAAAAAAATAAATTGTGGTTACCTGCAGGAGGGCATATTGAAGAAAACGAAACTCCTCTTGAAGCTGCAAAGCGAGAAGCATACGAAGAAACTGGAATAGAGATTGAAATCTTACCAACAAACGAAAACTTTCAATTTACAGAACCAGCGCAAATTATAAGTCCGGTTTCAATATTATTAGAAGATATCGAAGAAAGAAAAAATGAACCTAAACATCAACACATAGATTTGATCTTTTTTGCAAAACCTGTAATGTTGAAGGAGATAAAATTACTAGATGGATGGTATTGGGTTTCTGAAGAAGAACTAAATAATGATCGAATATTCAATCAAAACATTTCTAAAGGCAATGGATTTGCCCTTGACGATGTAAAAATACTCGGTCTAAACTCAATACGAAAATGTAAAAGTATTGGAGTCAAATTTGATTGA
- the serS gene encoding serine--tRNA ligase, whose amino-acid sequence MIDINLLRNQKDMVAEMMKNRSENVDLDSILELDVTRRNLIQIVDELRSKRNTVSKEIAHMKEKPPKLIEEMRLVSENIKQTEEKIRNNEQELHLKLLEIPNILENDILIGHDESENKVIHTWGSPIEYDFSPKPHWEINDNLNIIDFEAGVKVSGSRFFILRGQGAKLERALINWMLDKHTNENKFEEIQVPALVKQETMTGSGNLPKFEENLYRDTGDDLWLIPTAEVPLTSIHHDDILNGNELPKYYVSYAPSFRKEKTSAGRDTRGIKRVHQFNKVELYKIVTPESSKSELHTLIDIVENLLQELGLHYRLLELCSSDIGFQSAQSFDLEVWAPGSKEWLEVSSCSNCLDFQSRRANIKFKREQSSRTEYPHTLNGSALALPRIMISIMETFQQIDGTVIIPEVLHKYTGFTEIKPNTQ is encoded by the coding sequence TTGATTGATATCAATTTATTGCGTAACCAAAAAGACATGGTTGCCGAAATGATGAAAAACAGAAGTGAAAATGTAGACTTAGATAGCATACTAGAATTAGATGTTACCAGACGTAACCTCATACAAATTGTAGATGAGCTTAGATCTAAGCGAAATACAGTAAGCAAAGAAATAGCTCATATGAAAGAGAAACCACCAAAACTCATAGAAGAAATGAGACTAGTTAGTGAAAATATCAAACAAACTGAAGAAAAAATACGAAATAATGAACAAGAACTACATCTAAAACTCTTAGAAATTCCCAATATTCTCGAAAATGATATTTTAATTGGGCATGATGAAAGTGAAAACAAAGTTATTCATACATGGGGCTCTCCAATTGAATATGATTTCTCCCCCAAACCCCATTGGGAAATAAATGACAACCTCAATATTATCGACTTTGAAGCAGGAGTAAAAGTTTCTGGCTCCCGTTTTTTTATACTTCGTGGTCAAGGAGCAAAATTAGAAAGAGCTTTAATTAATTGGATGTTAGATAAACATACAAATGAAAATAAATTTGAAGAAATACAAGTACCTGCACTTGTTAAACAAGAAACAATGACAGGAAGCGGAAATCTACCAAAATTTGAAGAAAATTTATACAGAGATACAGGCGATGATTTATGGTTAATTCCTACAGCTGAAGTACCCTTAACTAGTATTCATCACGATGATATTCTAAACGGAAATGAACTTCCAAAATATTACGTGTCATATGCTCCATCTTTTCGAAAAGAGAAAACTTCTGCGGGCAGAGACACTCGAGGCATCAAACGAGTACATCAGTTCAATAAAGTTGAATTATATAAAATTGTGACACCAGAATCTTCTAAGTCTGAGCTACATACTCTAATAGACATTGTAGAAAACCTTCTACAAGAATTAGGTTTACACTATAGATTACTTGAATTATGTTCAAGTGATATTGGATTCCAATCAGCACAAAGTTTTGACCTTGAAGTTTGGGCACCAGGTTCAAAAGAATGGCTAGAAGTAAGCTCCTGTTCAAACTGTCTTGATTTTCAATCACGACGAGCAAATATTAAATTTAAACGAGAACAATCAAGTAGAACAGAATATCCTCATACTTTAAATGGATCAGCCCTGGCTCTCCCACGCATTATGATTTCTATTATGGAAACTTTCCAACAAATTGATGGAACAGTTATTATACCTGAAGTTTTACACAAATATACTGGATTTACAGAAATTAAACCTAATACTCAATAA